tcgattcccggcgtcggaaaatttggaTATGGTCTCATGGTGTACTGGTCAGAACTTTGActccagcgatccgagttcaaatctcggtgagaccttcccacaattttttacttgcTTTGACGAATATTTTAGGTACCATAGCAGAGCgttcgcactgattgaagccaacttgcgcagcgtgttactccgttccggcgtggtctagtggctaggatacctggctctcacccaggaggcccgggttcgattcccggcgtcggaaaatttggctatggtctcatggtgtaatggtcagcactttggactttgaatccagcgatccgagttcaaatctcggtgagacatTTCCACAATTTTTTACTTGCTTTGACGAATATTTTAGGTACCATAGCAGAGCgttcgcactgattgaagccaacttgcgcagcgtgttactccgttccggcgtggtctagtggctaggatacctggctctcacccaggaggcccgcgTTCGATTCAcggcgtcggaaaatttggctatggtctcatggtgtaatggtcagcactttggactttgaatccagcgatccgagttcaaatctcggtgagacctttccagtattttttgcttgctttggcgaatattttagatgccatagcagagcattcgcactgattgaagccaGCTTGCGCAGCGTGTTACTCCGTTCCGGCGTAGTCTAGTGATTCTACTTCCGGCTACCGTTCGGTGCGGACGCAGAATGCCTTGCTCCGTTGGGGCGGTGTTTGCGGCTCAGACGAGCCGCGGTAACAGGAATGCTGCTATGGATAGCCAGGACTACCAAGTTATTTTGCCGCCTCTGCCTACAGGACCATGCGTGGCCAACACGCTCTTTCTTCACGGAGACGTAAAGGCAAGGCCCTACCGAGTCGAAGATTTTCGAGACACGCTGGTTCGTCTGGGTCTGCTTCCCGAGGTTGAGGCCTTGGGGGCTTTCCAGATGAACCACGTGTGGGCGGTTACTTTCAGAAGCCCAGATGCTATGAAGAAAATGCTGGCCCTTGAAGACATTACGGTTAAGGAGCGTCGCTGCCTGGTGGTTAACCCAGCCAGCCAGGATGTGCGGCTTAAGCTCCACTGGCTCCTTCACAACGTGCAAGATGAGGACGTCCGCGCCGCGCTCACGCCTTTTGGGAAGGTTACGGAGGTCTTCAAGGAACGCTGGCGCGTGCAAGGCATCACCGATAAAGGTTCGTCAACCCGCATCGTATCGATGAAGCTGAAACCCGGAGTTACCATAGACGACCTCCCGCATCAACTTCGGGTCGCCGGCATCATGACACTGCTGGTTGCGCCTGGGCGTGCCCCGCTCTGCCTGAGGTGTAATCGCACAGGTCATATTAGGCGAGAGTGTCGCGTACCGCGCTGTGCTTTGTGTCGACGCTTCGGGCACGACGAAAGCTCGTGCGTACGAACGTACGCGAATGTGGCGGGACCATCCAAAAGTGATGAAGTCATCCAGGAGCACACAATGGACGCATTCGATGCTGAAGAGACGGCTGGAAAAGGTGGCGTGGTGCAACGTCCTGATCCAAAGGAAGGCATCCGTGAACCAGCGACGAAAGCGGACACCAAAGAATTAGAGGAGAAGCCCGCTCGAGCTGAAGAAAAAGAGCAGCACGCGGAAAATAATGACAAGAACAAGACAAGCAACGAGCCTCCGGAATCGCTCGGACCCTCTCCGAGTCCCATGGACACGACGGAGCCCCTTAAAGGAGCGGGCCCGGTAAAACGTCCACTCGAAGTTAACGAGAAAAAGGACGGAGGATCAAGTGGATCAAGCCATGAGGAACCGCTTGCGAAAACACCGAGTGGCCGTCGGTCGAGCTTCAAGCCGACGCCTAATATCCCACCTGGCAGGAAAGGGCCAGCGTCGGGACTGACGTGAGCCCCCAGCAAGTGTTCGCAGTATGTGTGAGTACTGAGGTGAGGGAGGGGAGGATGTAAAGACTCACGTTGCATTCGAACGAAATGAGTGTCAGTAGTCTGTTTAAGAAGGACTTCAGTCTCACGCGCCTCCTCACATTACCATGAAAATACGTCTAGACACAGCCTTACGATTTGGTACAATTAATGTCCGAGGTCTTGCAGGAAGGCGCAAGCAATATCAGCTTTGTCGCCTGCTCATGAAAAAGAATCTTGACGTAATCGGTGTACAAGAAACAAAAGTCGATAGTGAAGAAGGGACAGATCAAATGTTGCATTCATTTAGGTCACGTTTTTACGTGTGTGTTTCGCACGCATGCGGTACTTCAGGTGGTTGTGCGCTTTTTCTGAGGAGTGCTATAGGCCTCTCAGTAGAAAATGTGTTCACAGACGATAGTGGCCGGCTTATTGTTTGTGATTTATGTTTCTGTGATAATAAGTGGCGCGTCATTTGCTTGTATGCGCCTAACAAGGTGAACGACCGAAAGAATTTCTTTGAAAGTGTTGAAAACCATTTGCAGTGTGATCGAATTGTTGTgatgatgggtgatttcaattgcGTCTGTAATGTAAAAGACAGAGCTGGAAGCCCACCTATTCATGATGCAAGTGTGCAGTCTTTGAACGTAGCGATAGAAAAATACAATTTAGAGGATGTTGGGGATGTGATGTCCAATGCAGAGACGCCACCATTCACCCACTATCAGCGAAATAGCCATGCCAGGTTGGATCGCGCCTACGTTTCAGCGGATATAATACCATTGTGTTTTCTATATGAAGTAAATCATGTTTCCTTTACCGATCACAGCTTAGTCAACTTTGTAGTTGGTCCGAAAAAGCCGACCAGTTTTAACTGGGAGTTGTGGAAATTTAACTTTAAGCTCTTAGAAGATGAATTATTTTTGATGGGTGTTAATGATAGCCTTCACGGATGGTTCGAGACAGAACGCAAAAGTTATGCAGAAGCGTGGGAGAATTTCAAACAAGACGTTAAAATGTTAGTCATAGAGAGGTCTGGTGCCTTGCGccgagaggaaaagaaaaaagaattacaaatgcaaaataatttaaatttttatttaaGTACTGAGAATGTCAGTCCCGGAAAGTATacgaaggaaataaaagaaattaaatccCAGTTAGAACTAGTCGAAGCTGAAAGATACAAAGGGGCCGTCGTACGCGCACGCGCAGAAATGTTATGGTGCGGAGAACAGCCGACGAAGCGTTCACTCGGGGACGAACGAGCTTATTCCTCGCGGAACGAGATAACAGCCGTAACATACGGCAGTGAGGTTGTACGAGATAAAGAAACAATAAGACAGGCTTTTTATGAGCATTACTGCGAACTACTAGGACAAGAAAGCATTCGCGATGAAGGATTCGATACTGAATTCCTGCCGCTATTGCCAAGCCTTGAAAGGGAAGTAACGGAAAGGCTCGAAGAACCGATTACtttagaagaaataaaatgtgcgaTCGACTCACTAAGTTCCGGAAAAACGCCAGGGCCAGACGGTCTCAGCGCCGCTTTCTACCAAGCTTTTAAGCAAGACATAGCCACTGCCCTTCATAAAGTAATTGTGGAAGCGTATGAGAACTGCGTGCTGCCCCCTTCTTTTCGTCAGAGTCACACGGTGTTGATACCAAAGTCCGAAGACCCTCATGTACTACTGTCGACAGGGGCGTACCGCCCGATAAGTCTCACAAACACAGATTATAAAATATACACGAAGGTTCTTGCACGGAGACTCCAAAACGTGATACAACAATTAGTAGGGTCGCACCAGACATGTGGCATAAGAGGACGATCCATTGTCACCAATATACATGTAGCGAGAACAATATTGGAAAGTTGTGACGCCTTCTCAGAAAAGGTAGCACTGTTGCAACTCGATCTTGAAAAAGCGTTTGACAGAGTGTCACATGATatcctttttcttgttttaaaacATGCCAAGATAGGTTCTGTTCTTTTGCAAGGTGTTAAAATGTGCTACGCTGGCGTATCTACGAAACTAATAGTTAACAAACAGCCTACGGCTATGATAGAAATTAAGTCAGCACTCCGCCAAGGATGCGCCTTATCGTCTCTACTTTTTGCATTGTACGTTGAACCATTTTGCTTAAAGGTTATCAGTAGTAATAACATAAGGGGATTTGCAATGGACTCCAGAGAAGTTAAAACCTAAGcgtacgcggacgatatcgccaTATTCTGTCGAGACAAGCAAAGCATCTCCAATGCAGTACAAGTGGCGAACAGATTCTGCAAGGTCACCGGAAGTGCGATAAACTGGAGTAAGTCATTGGGCATCTGGCATGGTAATTGGAATGATAAAGTGGAATTTTTTGAAAATATGCAGTGGACCACGACCCCTGCGCGGTACCTTGGGGTACCTCTGCAATATTACCATGATACAAAAGACTATTGGCAAGAAGAACTAGAGCAAGTTAAAGTTAAAACAACAAAGTACGGGGGTAGAAATTTATCGATTTTCGCGAGATCAACCGTATGCAATGTTTTCCTTTTTGCAAAAATCTGGTATGTACTGCAAGCACTGTGCATGTCAAGAATGACCATCCAAAAGATACACAGAGCATGCGCTGTTTTTATATGGGGATCCACATGGGAGAGAACGAGCCGCACTAATTTATTTCGGTCGGTGAAGTCAGGAGGCCTTGGTTTGGCGCATTTGTTTTTGAGGCAAGTTGTctcaagatttctttttttgcgagatCAGAAGGATCCCTTCTTGCGAACAGTGTGCCAACTACGTTTACGAAACGCGTTACCTCAATTTATCGTAACCTCAAGAACTGCAAATGGCGCAAGTCTCCGCGGATTTTTACGGGAGGTAGCTTGGTCCGTAGAATTCTTGCATGCTCGCTTTTCATTTCATTATCTTGCTAttgttgcaagaaaaaaattgtataaGGACCTAGTTGACGTTTGTATGCCTGTTCCTTTGTACCGATCTATGTATTCACCGAGCACAGGAGCAGATGTATTGAAGCGAGTGAAACGGATGCCAGTGCGATCTGGGGTTAAAACGTTTTTCTTCCAATTGCA
The sequence above is drawn from the Dermacentor andersoni chromosome 7, qqDerAnde1_hic_scaffold, whole genome shotgun sequence genome and encodes:
- the LOC126534805 gene encoding uncharacterized protein — translated: MPCSVGAVFAAQTSRGNRNAAMDSQDYQVILPPLPTGPCVANTLFLHGDVKARPYRVEDFRDTLVRLGLLPEVEALGAFQMNHVWAVTFRSPDAMKKMLALEDITVKERRCLVVNPASQDVRLKLHWLLHNVQDEDVRAALTPFGKVTEVFKERWRVQGITDKGSSTRIVSMKLKPGVTIDDLPHQLRVAGIMTLLVAPGRAPLCLRCNRTGHIRRECRVPRCALCRRFGHDESSCVRTYANVAGPSKSDEVIQEHTMDAFDAEETAGKGGVVQRPDPKEGIREPATKADTKELEEKPARAEEKEQHAENNDKNKTSNEPPESLGPSPSPMDTTEPLKGAGPVKRPLEVNEKKDGGSSGSSHEEPLAKTPSGRRSSFKPTPNIPPGRKGPASGLT